From Cellulophaga lytica DSM 7489, a single genomic window includes:
- a CDS encoding head GIN domain-containing protein — translation MITRKQIKNIGLQITGKSILLYTLTLALVYGCNSENVSDCLQNAGDIITEEIVVEPFTTITIFENSALVIKEGPVQKVEVETGEYLRSDIDAKVVDGKLLLTNTNGCNFTRDYGLTTFYVTAPNITSIRSSTGFDISSDGILSYPNLSLLSEDFGDSEADFTTGSFDLELSGTRVSLVSNGAAYFKLKGTAESLNVVFAAGDSRLNAENLLAKNVSVNHRSSNDMLVNPEESISGTIRGVGDVISFNKPNVVNVEELYKGKLIFKE, via the coding sequence ATGATTACAAGAAAACAGATTAAAAATATAGGATTACAAATTACGGGTAAATCAATTTTGTTATACACTTTAACACTTGCTTTAGTGTATGGTTGTAATAGTGAAAATGTATCTGATTGTTTACAGAACGCAGGAGATATAATTACAGAAGAAATAGTAGTAGAACCGTTTACTACTATTACTATTTTTGAAAACTCTGCTTTAGTAATAAAAGAAGGTCCTGTGCAAAAAGTTGAGGTAGAAACAGGAGAATATTTGCGTAGTGATATAGATGCAAAAGTTGTAGATGGTAAGTTGCTCTTAACTAATACTAACGGTTGTAATTTTACTAGAGACTATGGTTTAACTACTTTTTATGTTACTGCACCAAATATAACATCTATACGTAGTAGTACAGGTTTTGATATTAGTAGTGATGGGATTTTAAGTTACCCAAATTTGAGCCTTTTATCTGAAGATTTTGGTGACTCAGAAGCAGATTTTACAACTGGGTCTTTTGATTTAGAATTATCTGGTACAAGAGTTTCTTTGGTTTCTAACGGAGCTGCTTATTTTAAATTAAAAGGAACAGCAGAAAGTTTAAATGTTGTTTTTGCAGCTGGAGACTCTAGATTAAATGCCGAAAATTTATTAGCTAAAAATGTAAGTGTAAACCACAGAAGTTCTAATGATATGCTGGTAAATCCGGAAGAGAGTATATCTGGTACAATTAGAGGTGTTGGTGATGTTATTAGTTTTAACAAACCAAATGTTGTAAATGTAGAGGAGCTTTATAAAGGAAAGCTTATATTTAAAGAGTAA
- the metF gene encoding methylenetetrahydrofolate reductase [NAD(P)H] — MKVTDHIKNANGKTLFSFEIIPPVKGRNIQELYGNIDPLMEFKPPFIDVTTSREEYIYIDRDGLLDKKLTRMRPGTVGICASIKHKYDVDTVPHVLCGGFTREETEYLLVDCHYLGIDNVMALRGDAMREQKYFEPTKGGHKYAVSLVEQIQKLNCGTYLHEVIETDNCSDFCIGVAGYPEKHMEAPSLLTDLKRLKQKVDAGADYVVTQMFFDNSKYFEFVKAAKDFGIHVPIIPGIKPIAVKKHLQLLPQVFKIDVPQDLVDAVEDCKDNKAVRQVGVDWAIQQSKELKAAGVPVLHYYSMGKSDNIKAIAKELF, encoded by the coding sequence ATGAAAGTAACCGACCATATTAAAAACGCAAACGGAAAAACATTGTTTTCTTTTGAAATTATACCGCCTGTAAAGGGGAGAAATATTCAGGAATTATACGGAAACATAGATCCGTTAATGGAGTTTAAACCGCCTTTTATTGATGTTACCACGTCTAGAGAAGAGTATATTTATATAGACCGTGATGGATTGTTAGATAAAAAACTTACGCGTATGCGCCCAGGAACGGTTGGTATTTGTGCGTCTATAAAACATAAATATGATGTAGATACTGTGCCGCATGTTTTGTGTGGTGGTTTTACTAGAGAAGAAACAGAATATTTATTGGTAGATTGTCATTACCTTGGTATAGATAATGTTATGGCACTGCGTGGTGATGCTATGCGAGAGCAAAAGTATTTTGAGCCTACAAAAGGAGGGCACAAATATGCAGTGAGCTTGGTAGAACAAATACAAAAACTTAATTGTGGTACTTATTTGCATGAGGTTATAGAAACGGATAATTGCTCTGATTTTTGCATTGGTGTTGCCGGTTACCCAGAAAAACATATGGAAGCACCATCTTTATTAACTGACTTAAAACGCTTAAAACAAAAAGTAGATGCTGGTGCAGATTATGTGGTTACACAAATGTTTTTTGATAATAGTAAGTATTTTGAGTTTGTAAAGGCTGCTAAAGATTTTGGAATTCATGTGCCAATTATTCCGGGAATAAAACCAATTGCTGTTAAAAAACACCTACAGTTACTACCACAAGTTTTTAAAATTGATGTACCACAAGACTTAGTAGATGCTGTTGAGGATTGTAAGGATAATAAAGCAGTGCGCCAAGTTGGGGTAGATTGGGCTATACAACAATCTAAGGAGTTAAAAGCTGCTGGTGTACCTGTGTTGCATTACTACTCTATGGGTAAGTCTGACAATATTAAGGCTATAGCAAAAGAACTTTTTTAA
- a CDS encoding acyloxyacyl hydrolase: protein MNIRILFIALFSVGCFAQQKSKIVIDANQFYGSIALHNNSIAHLISAHPAGFILSYNKKTFGDEAWEQLYNYPDLGYSFIYQDMNNSTLGKNYGAYAHYNFYFFKRNVQLRVGQGIAYTTNPYDKVTNFRNNAYGSDILSSTYAMVNYHKENIYKGLGFKAGLTLIHYSNANFKAPNTSTNTIALNAGLTYDLDGGKKIPYKTITDTTNYNQPIHLNVAFRGGVNESDVIGLGQSPFYILSAYADKRIGRKSGFQLGADVFFSKFLKELITYNSIAFPEKEVDANDDYKRVGVFVGHELYINKMSVVTQLGYYVYYPFDFEGRMYNRMGLKRYFGDKMFAAVTLKSHAAKAEAVEFGVGIRF from the coding sequence ATGAATATAAGAATCCTTTTTATTGCCTTGTTTTCTGTAGGGTGTTTTGCTCAGCAGAAAAGTAAAATAGTAATAGATGCAAATCAGTTTTACGGCTCTATTGCATTACATAATAATAGTATTGCGCATTTAATTAGTGCGCACCCAGCTGGTTTTATTTTAAGTTATAATAAAAAAACTTTTGGTGATGAGGCTTGGGAACAACTTTATAATTATCCAGATTTAGGATACTCGTTTATTTACCAAGATATGAATAATAGTACGCTTGGTAAAAACTATGGTGCGTATGCACATTACAATTTTTATTTTTTTAAAAGAAATGTACAGCTTAGAGTAGGGCAAGGTATTGCATATACTACAAACCCTTATGATAAAGTAACTAACTTTAGAAACAATGCATATGGGTCTGATATTTTAAGTAGTACCTATGCAATGGTTAATTACCATAAAGAGAATATTTATAAGGGCTTGGGTTTTAAAGCCGGACTAACATTAATTCATTATTCTAACGCAAACTTTAAAGCGCCAAATACATCTACAAACACCATTGCATTAAATGCAGGTTTAACGTATGACCTAGACGGAGGAAAAAAAATACCATACAAGACCATTACAGATACTACAAATTACAACCAACCTATACACTTAAATGTAGCTTTTAGAGGTGGTGTTAATGAAAGTGATGTTATTGGTTTGGGACAATCTCCTTTTTATATTTTATCTGCTTATGCAGATAAAAGAATTGGTAGAAAAAGTGGATTTCAGTTAGGTGCAGATGTTTTCTTTTCTAAATTTTTAAAGGAATTAATTACATACAATTCTATTGCTTTTCCTGAGAAGGAAGTAGATGCTAATGACGATTATAAACGTGTTGGTGTTTTTGTTGGACACGAGTTGTACATAAACAAAATGTCTGTAGTAACACAACTAGGCTATTATGTATATTACCCGTTTGATTTTGAAGGTAGAATGTATAATAGAATGGGACTTAAGCGTTACTTTGGAGATAAAATGTTTGCTGCAGTTACTTTAAAATCTCACGCTGCTAAAGCAGAGGCCGTAGAGTTTGGAGTTGGAATCCGTTTTTAA
- the metH gene encoding methionine synthase — MKNLKPKYLKLSGLEPLVVTPDTNFINVGERTNVAGSKKFLRLIKEEKFDEALDIARHQVEGGAQIIDINMDDGLIDGKEAMVKFLNLVIAEPDIARVPIMIDSSKWEIIEAGLQVVQGKCVVNSISLKEGEEEFIHHAKLIKRYGAAVIVMAFDEVGQADNYERRIEIAKRSYDVLVNKVNFAPEDIIFDLNIFPVATGMDEHKRNAIDFIEATAWVKENLPHCSVSGGVSNVSFSFRGNNPVREAMHSVFLYHAIQAGMNMGIVNPTMLEVYDDIPKDLLERVEDVMLDRRDDATERLLDFAETVVGKAKESTVDLSWREEPIQNRITRALVKGIDQYIVEDVEAARQSVDKPIEVIEGHLMTGMNVVGDLFGSGKMFLPQVVKSARVMKKAVAYLLPYIEEEKLKNPQEGESSSAGKILMATVKGDVHDIGKNIVGVVLACNNYEIVDLGVMVPPEKIIQAAKDENVDVIGLSGLITPSLDEMVFLAKEMERQNFTVPLLIGGATTSKAHTAVKIDPQYKNAVVYVNDASRAVTVVGDLLQKETKDAFKKTIKLDYEEFRKQFLKRTKHKEYLPIADARKNKYKIDWKTSEIVKPNALGIQVIEEYDLNKLVEFIDWTPFFRSWELHGKFPDILTDEIVGTQATDLFAEAQQMLTKLIDEKLLTAKAVFGLFKANTINDDDIELETPNGKHTFRTLRQQLKKYAGKPNFALSDFIAPKETGKEDYIGCFCVSTGFGAEEIAENYRKNLDDYNSIMVKALADRLAEAFAECLHKDIRTTHWGYASNESLDNEALIKEEYKGIRPAPGYPACPDHLEKPTIWDILKVKETIGVELTDSLAMWPAASVSGYYFANPEARYFGVGKIKEDQVEDFAARKNIALETALKWLAPNIADD, encoded by the coding sequence ATGAAAAATTTAAAACCTAAATATTTAAAACTTTCAGGATTAGAACCATTGGTTGTTACACCAGATACTAACTTTATTAATGTAGGTGAACGTACTAACGTAGCTGGTTCTAAAAAGTTTTTAAGGCTAATAAAAGAAGAAAAGTTTGATGAAGCTCTAGATATTGCACGCCACCAAGTAGAAGGTGGGGCGCAAATTATAGACATTAATATGGATGACGGACTTATAGATGGCAAAGAAGCTATGGTTAAGTTCTTAAACCTAGTTATTGCAGAACCAGATATTGCTAGAGTTCCTATAATGATAGACAGCTCTAAATGGGAAATTATAGAAGCTGGTTTACAAGTGGTTCAAGGTAAATGTGTGGTAAACTCTATAAGTCTTAAAGAAGGAGAAGAAGAATTTATACACCACGCCAAACTTATTAAGCGTTACGGTGCAGCCGTAATTGTAATGGCTTTTGATGAGGTAGGACAGGCAGATAATTATGAACGTAGAATAGAAATAGCTAAACGTTCTTATGATGTTTTGGTAAACAAGGTAAACTTTGCACCAGAAGACATCATTTTTGATCTTAATATTTTTCCTGTTGCTACCGGTATGGATGAGCATAAACGCAACGCCATAGATTTTATAGAAGCTACAGCTTGGGTAAAGGAAAATTTACCACATTGTAGTGTAAGTGGAGGTGTTAGTAATGTGTCGTTTTCTTTTAGAGGTAACAACCCTGTGCGTGAGGCTATGCACTCAGTTTTTTTATACCACGCCATACAGGCAGGTATGAATATGGGAATTGTAAATCCTACTATGCTAGAGGTTTATGATGATATTCCTAAGGATTTATTAGAGCGTGTAGAAGATGTAATGTTAGACCGTAGGGATGATGCTACAGAACGTTTGTTAGATTTTGCAGAAACGGTAGTTGGTAAGGCAAAAGAGAGCACGGTAGATTTATCATGGAGAGAAGAACCTATACAAAACCGTATTACTAGAGCATTGGTAAAAGGTATAGACCAGTATATTGTAGAAGACGTAGAAGCAGCTAGGCAAAGTGTAGACAAACCTATTGAGGTTATAGAAGGTCATTTAATGACTGGGATGAATGTTGTTGGTGATTTGTTTGGTAGCGGAAAAATGTTTTTACCGCAGGTTGTAAAGTCAGCACGAGTAATGAAAAAAGCGGTTGCTTACTTATTGCCTTATATAGAAGAGGAAAAACTTAAGAATCCGCAAGAGGGAGAGTCTTCTTCTGCAGGTAAAATTTTAATGGCTACTGTTAAAGGAGATGTGCATGATATTGGTAAAAATATTGTGGGCGTGGTTTTAGCATGTAACAATTATGAGATTGTAGATTTAGGGGTAATGGTGCCACCAGAAAAAATTATACAAGCTGCTAAAGATGAAAATGTAGATGTTATTGGTTTAAGCGGATTAATAACACCGTCTTTAGATGAAATGGTTTTTTTAGCTAAGGAAATGGAGCGCCAAAACTTTACTGTGCCTTTGCTTATTGGTGGTGCAACTACTAGCAAAGCACATACTGCAGTAAAAATAGATCCGCAGTATAAAAATGCTGTAGTGTATGTAAACGATGCTTCTAGAGCGGTTACTGTTGTTGGAGATTTATTGCAAAAAGAAACCAAAGATGCTTTTAAAAAGACAATTAAATTAGACTATGAAGAGTTTAGAAAACAATTTTTAAAACGTACCAAACATAAGGAGTATTTACCTATTGCAGATGCGCGTAAAAATAAATATAAAATAGATTGGAAAACATCAGAAATTGTAAAACCAAATGCACTTGGAATACAAGTTATAGAGGAATATGATTTAAATAAGTTGGTTGAGTTTATAGACTGGACTCCTTTTTTTAGAAGCTGGGAGTTGCACGGTAAATTTCCAGATATTTTAACTGATGAAATTGTAGGTACACAGGCTACAGATTTGTTTGCAGAGGCGCAACAAATGCTTACAAAGCTTATTGATGAAAAACTACTAACCGCAAAAGCAGTTTTTGGTTTGTTTAAAGCCAATACAATTAATGATGATGATATTGAGCTAGAAACACCTAACGGAAAACATACCTTTAGAACCTTACGTCAGCAATTAAAGAAGTATGCAGGTAAGCCAAATTTTGCATTGTCTGACTTTATTGCGCCTAAAGAAACAGGTAAAGAAGATTATATAGGTTGTTTTTGCGTAAGTACTGGTTTTGGAGCAGAAGAAATAGCCGAAAATTACCGTAAAAACTTAGACGATTACAATTCTATTATGGTAAAAGCTTTAGCAGATAGGCTAGCAGAAGCTTTTGCAGAATGCTTGCATAAAGATATTAGAACTACACATTGGGGTTATGCTAGTAATGAATCTTTGGATAATGAAGCTTTAATTAAAGAGGAATACAAAGGTATAAGACCTGCACCAGGATATCCTGCTTGTCCAGACCACCTAGAGAAACCTACTATCTGGGATATTTTAAAAGTAAAAGAAACAATAGGTGTAGAACTTACAGATAGTTTGGCAATGTGGCCAGCTGCATCTGTATCTGGTTATTATTTTGCAAATCCAGAGGCTCGCTATTTTGGAGTTGGAAAAATTAAAGAAGACCAAGTTGAAGATTTTGCAGCTCGTAAAAATATAGCATTAGAAACGGCTTTAAAATGGCTTGCACCAAATATAGCAGATGATTAA
- a CDS encoding serine hydrolase domain-containing protein, with translation MSFKRFFSYFSNRIGRNKPKKTTNSISYSKADKLLQSLISNAKVPGIAIKVTQHNKTIFDKGYGFSDLEKKTQINTATSVFRIASVSKPIAATALAIMVQDGVIDLEESFYTYVPYYPKKKYDFTIKQLATHTAGIRGYRGKEYGLNIPYTIKDSIVIFKDDDLLFKPGTNYHYNSYDWVLLSLAMQEASGVPFEDYVQKKVLDPLQMKHTFAEVKGSFIKGITQFYSQKKLGFRKALEVNNYYKLAGGGFLSTTTDIVKLGNAYLKGDFLQEAIQQQFLTAQEVKGESTYYGLGWQVSTDKKVNAYYGHIGNGVGGYSNFFVYPKQQLVLSILTNCTNPNIQDVLDEVVLEFVEKAKEFTL, from the coding sequence TTGAGTTTTAAAAGATTCTTCTCTTATTTTTCTAATAGAATTGGTAGAAATAAACCAAAAAAAACAACAAATAGTATTAGCTATAGTAAGGCTGATAAACTACTGCAATCTTTAATAAGTAATGCAAAAGTTCCAGGTATTGCTATTAAAGTAACACAACACAATAAAACTATTTTTGATAAAGGATATGGATTTTCTGATCTAGAAAAGAAAACGCAAATAAACACTGCAACATCTGTATTTAGAATAGCAAGCGTTTCTAAGCCCATTGCTGCAACTGCATTAGCTATAATGGTGCAAGATGGTGTAATAGATTTGGAAGAGTCTTTTTATACTTATGTTCCTTATTATCCTAAAAAAAAGTACGACTTTACAATTAAACAATTGGCTACTCATACCGCAGGTATACGTGGTTACAGAGGAAAAGAATATGGTTTAAATATACCATATACTATTAAAGATAGTATTGTTATTTTTAAGGATGATGATTTGCTTTTTAAACCGGGAACAAATTACCATTACAATAGTTATGATTGGGTTTTATTGTCACTAGCAATGCAAGAGGCAAGTGGTGTACCTTTTGAAGATTATGTGCAAAAAAAAGTTTTAGATCCTTTACAAATGAAGCACACATTTGCTGAAGTAAAAGGGAGCTTTATAAAAGGTATTACTCAGTTTTACTCTCAAAAAAAACTTGGTTTTAGAAAAGCATTGGAAGTAAACAATTATTACAAGCTTGCTGGTGGCGGGTTTTTATCTACAACTACAGATATTGTAAAACTAGGGAACGCTTATTTAAAAGGTGATTTTTTACAAGAAGCTATACAGCAACAATTTTTAACAGCGCAAGAAGTAAAAGGTGAGTCTACCTACTATGGTTTAGGTTGGCAAGTAAGTACAGATAAAAAAGTCAATGCGTATTACGGCCATATTGGTAATGGCGTAGGCGGCTACTCAAACTTTTTTGTGTATCCAAAGCAACAATTGGTACTTAGTATATTAACCAATTGTACCAACCCTAATATACAAGATGTGTTGGATGAGGTTGTGCTAGAGTTTGTAGAAAAAGCAAAAGAGTTTACCCTGTAA
- a CDS encoding homocysteine S-methyltransferase family protein translates to MKRIQDILKERILVLDGAMGTMLQRYKFTEEDFRGKRFADWEHPLQGNNDLLSLTQPEAIAEVHRKYFAAGADIVETNTFSGTTIAMADYFMEDLVYELNYESARIAKQVADEFTAKEPHKPRFVAGSIGPTNKTASMSPDVNDPGFRGVTFDELRIAYKQQVEALLDGGSDILLVETIFDTLNAKAALFAIEEVKEERNIDVPIMVSGTITDASGRTLSGQTAEAFLISISHIPILSVGFNCALGASQLVPHLEVLAAKTDFGVSAHPNAGLPNAFGEYDETAEQMAAQIKEYLDKSLVNIVGGCCGTTPEHINAIANLVKDYKPRNIALETV, encoded by the coding sequence ATGAAAAGGATACAAGACATATTAAAAGAAAGAATTTTAGTGCTAGACGGTGCAATGGGTACAATGTTACAGCGCTACAAATTCACCGAAGAAGATTTTAGAGGCAAACGTTTTGCAGACTGGGAACATCCATTACAAGGCAATAACGATTTACTCTCTCTAACTCAGCCAGAAGCTATAGCAGAAGTACACCGTAAATATTTTGCAGCTGGGGCAGACATTGTAGAAACCAACACCTTTTCTGGTACAACTATAGCAATGGCAGACTATTTTATGGAAGATTTAGTGTACGAGCTAAATTATGAGTCGGCACGTATTGCAAAACAAGTTGCAGATGAGTTTACAGCAAAAGAACCACACAAACCAAGGTTTGTAGCAGGTAGTATTGGACCCACCAATAAAACCGCAAGTATGTCTCCAGACGTTAACGACCCAGGTTTTAGAGGTGTTACTTTTGATGAACTTAGAATAGCTTACAAACAACAAGTAGAAGCATTGTTAGATGGTGGCTCAGATATCTTATTAGTAGAAACCATTTTTGATACCCTTAATGCAAAAGCAGCACTTTTTGCCATAGAAGAAGTAAAAGAAGAGCGTAATATAGATGTTCCTATAATGGTAAGTGGTACAATTACAGATGCCTCTGGCAGAACCTTATCAGGGCAAACAGCAGAAGCTTTTTTAATATCTATAAGTCATATTCCTATTTTATCTGTTGGTTTTAATTGTGCTCTAGGAGCAAGTCAATTGGTACCGCATTTAGAGGTATTGGCAGCAAAAACAGATTTTGGAGTATCTGCACATCCAAATGCAGGTTTGCCAAATGCATTTGGTGAGTATGATGAGACTGCAGAGCAAATGGCAGCACAAATAAAAGAATACTTAGATAAAAGCTTGGTAAATATTGTTGGTGGTTGTTGTGGTACAACACCAGAACACATTAATGCAATTGCTAATTTGGTAAAAGATTACAAACCCAGAAATATTGCTTTAGAAACTGTCTAA